Proteins encoded in a region of the Plasmodium falciparum 3D7 genome assembly, chromosome: 1 genome:
- a CDS encoding parasite-infected erythrocyte surface protein — MRKTKGRLVFYLCISIWCLFVNICKNSDTKNNSYNDYYNTYLSKIHSFKAPFNVENLENGWNVDYSSVSTNKHVVLIPSIYNRRGVLYNKNPINSDNFIIEFNFFMERKYYKEKIDEKYYKDEKNDVHEIVYKTNSDDNLSTSNKSNNKEQKQIKRNGFALWILKDPFVIKEAGSNVNLVLQEEEYNIFGYKNRFNGIGILFQLKKSTNKSNNKSNNNNNYYYYNNYNDILNVSIILNNGDKSINSDDFTIFKNIPIDMIMINNLIHTKIICNKKEIIIAFYYPKSNNYINTLIMKNNISTENYIAFTSFNYKEDDNKNIDYNDVNNKYYENQNGYLPTFVGIKQVLTFNLNNNNNNNNNININEANINNNNYNNNNNNDNNKINYDQNYNKDISANDINASFNDVLNNINPEKNTINQTIDVLNSITKLLQKFMNHQINSEKKLLQNINILNEKLQFVQTELKVIKKNLTNQTEEPKNLQKMFSTELTGLKNLFHTHTQHHKKNIEDITNKLTKKIERNNELKILTEKAQKLEQIINKGNYTTYVFCLAFALLIILTLMLIYKKIRDVEKKHIL; from the coding sequence atgagaAAAACAAAAGGAAGATTAGTGTTCTATCTTTGTATAAGCATATGGTGtttatttgtaaatatatgcaAAAACAGcgatacaaaaaataatagttaTAATGATTATTACAATACTTATTTATCCAAGATCCATTCGTTTAAGGCTCCTTTCAATGTCGAGAATTTAGAAAATGGTTGGAATGTTGATTATTCAAGTGTTAGTACTAATAAACATGTAGTTTTAATTCCAAGCATATACAACAGAAGAGGTGTTCTTTATAATAAGAACCCCATAAATTctgataattttattattgaatttaacttttttatggagagaaaatattacaaagAAAAGATTGAtgagaaatattataaagatgaaaaaaacgATGTACATGAAATTGTATATAAAACCAATTCTGATGATAATTTGAGTACTTCtaataaatcaaataataaagaacaaaaacaaataaaacgAAATGGATTCGCTCTCTGGATATTAAAGGATCCCTTTGTTATTAAAGAAGCCGGTAGTAATGTGAATCTCGTTTTACAAGAAgaggaatataatatatttggttATAAAAACCGTTTTAATGGTATAGgtatattatttcaattaaaaaaaagcaCCAACAAAAGTAATAacaaaagtaataataataataattattattattataataattataacgaTATATTAAACGTATCCATTATCCTAAATAATGGAGATAAATCCATAAATTCAGATGATTTTaccatttttaaaaatatacccATTGATATGATTATGATAAATAATCTAATACACACCaaaattatttgtaataaaaaagaaatcatCATAGCCTTTTATTATCCCaaaagtaataattatattaatacattaattatgaaaaacAATATATCCACAGAGAATTATATAGCTTTTACATCATTCAATTATAAAGAAgatgataacaaaaatattgatTATAATGATGTTAACAACAAATATTACGAAAATCAAAATGGGTATCTTCCTACATTTGTTGGAATAAAACAAGTATTAACATTTAATttgaacaataataataataataataataatataaatataaatgaagcgaatataaataataataattacaataataataataataatgataataataaaataaattatgatcagaattataataaagatatcTCGGCTAACGATATCAACGCATCGTTTAATgatgtattaaataatataaatccaGAAAAGAATACAATCAATCAAACTATTGATGTATTAAATTCtataacaaaattattacaaaaatttaTGAACCATCAAATAAATAGcgagaaaaaattattacaaaatattaatattttaaatgaaaaattacaATTTGTACAAACAGAATTAAaagttattaaaaagaatttaaCAAACCAAACAGAAGAACCCaaaaatttacaaaaaatgtTTTCGACAGAATTAACCGGTCTTAAAAATCTATTCCACACACATACACaacatcataaaaaaaacattgaagatattacaaataaattaaccaaaaaaatagaaagaaataatgaattaaaaatattaaccgAAAAAGCTCAAAAATTAGAACAAATTATTAACAAGGGAAATTACACAACATATGTTTTCTGCTTAGCCTTTgctttattaattattttgacTTTAAtgcttatatataaaaaaatacgaGATGTCGAAAAAAAACACatcctataa
- a CDS encoding thrombospondin-related sporozoite protein: protein MLMKISRYFFLLYLIKAHLDFFLRYRTGFIRSRLETYIGNSDVRYNKSFINNRLLNEHAHCDAWSEWSACSKTCDYGIKIRVKISTDQTKSKACSNITESTICHEHICPRTFEEAEETYLHNKEKEKKKKFRTTYILIFTIFSVVNIVVLLICVILSIKKKII, encoded by the exons ATGCTTATGAAAATTTCaagatatttttttcttttgtatttAATAAAGGCACATCTTG ATTTCTTTTTAAGATATAGGACCGGCTTTATCCGTTCACGACTTGAAACATATAT agGTAATAGTGATGtcagatataataaaagtttTATAAACAATCGATTACTCAATGAACATGCACATTGTGATGCGTGGTCTGAATGGAGTGCTTGCTCTAAAACATGTGATTATGGAATTAAGATCAGAGTAAAAATAAGCACAGATCAAACGAAATCAAAAGCATGTTCTAATATTACAGAATCTACAATATGTCATGAACATATATGTCCTAGAACCTTTGAAGAAGCTGAAGAAACTTATTTACacaataaagaaaaagaaaaaaagaaaaaattccgaacaacatatattttaatctTTACTATCTTTTCTGTAGTTAATATTGTAGTGTTATTAATATGTGTTATCCTAtcaatcaaaaaaaaaattatctaa
- a CDS encoding StAR-related lipid transfer protein produces MSLKRRKFILLSFVFSVVELIFGYDNIINNYGGLSSVVVYNKNVGINKIGDNVYKNKIKSRILKENKEESLETAAVNENTKDVKDSCNYSTPSSVFNNDKENTASFIKTGESYDGNNVQAQAQAQAQAEAEGSLENAAVNLRTKSATLINDGMLDYYLNFCDQVNNKTFPFNECTNLHTSDMVTLCKNNNDEKSKITYDLLGYGEMDDVSAYSLSYALNDVETIKDWNKNIYKLNYLNLKKSDIQEKIDKNEKINVNNFILQSEKDVPEDERKYLYLINGLPWPFKSQDTIYEVYQKYYNNKNMLLIINKSLNDVFDNNSSYARINNYENFFCIYPKSKNSYDKGVKYVMSIIYDVNIPKFIQNNILNQIFPDLIFNLHNTSIAITNKTVGTVVDLSKNEQNAWHAHSLKNVKPEDTPNTEHVQTDPENSYGLGFIKMIFVDGPYNLWIINVNFFKKIFGIFFNKD; encoded by the coding sequence atgagtttaaaaagaagaaaatttattttgttgtcTTTTGTTTTCTCTGTTGTGGAGCTTATATTTggatatgataatattattaataattatggaGGTTTATCGAGTGTAGTAGTatacaataaaaatgttGGTATAAATAAGATAGGAGataatgtttataaaaataaaataaaaagtagaatattaaaagaaaataaagaagaatcTCTTGAGACTGCTGCTGTTAATGAAAACACAAAAGATGTAAAAGATTCTTGCAACTATTCAACACCATCATCAGtatttaataatgataaagagAATACAGCAAGTTTTATAAAAACTGGTGAATCTTATGATGGGAATAATGTTCAAGCTCAAGCTCAAGCTCAAGCTCAAGCAGAAGCAGAAGGGAGTTTAGAAAATGCAGCAGTAAATTTAAGAACGAAAAGTGCAACTTTAATAAATGATGGTATGTtagattattatttaaatttttgtgATCAAGTGAATAATAAAACGTTTCCTTTTAATGAATGTACAAATTTACATACATCGGATATGGTAActttatgtaaaaataataatgatgagaaAAGTAAAATTACATATGATTTATTAGGATATGGAGAAATGGATGATGTTTCAGCTTATTCTTTAAGCTATGCATTAAATGACGTTGAAACTATTAAAGATTggaataagaatatatataaattaaattatttaaatttaaaaaaatctgATATTCAAGAAAAAatagataaaaatgaaaaaattaatgttAATAACTTTATTTTACAAAGTGAAAAAGATGTTCCAGAAGatgaaagaaaatatttatatcttattAATGGACTTCCTTGGCCTTTTAAAAGTCAGGATACTATATATGAAGTgtatcaaaaatattataataataaaaatatgttattaattattaacaAATCATTAAATGATgtttttgataataatagtagttaTGCtagaattaataattatgaaaactTTTTCTGTATCTATccaaaaagtaaaaattcaTATGATAAAGGAGTAAAATATGTTATGTCCATTATATATGATGTTAATATTCCGAAatttattcaaaataatatacttaaTCAAATATTCCCAGATCTTATATTTAACTTACATAACACATCTATAGCCATCACAAATAAAACTGTAGGAACTGTAGTCGACTTATCAAAAAATGAACAGAACGCTTGGCATGCACATAGTTTAAAAAACGTTAAGCCAGAAGATACTCCAAACACTGAACATGTACAAACGGATCCAGAAAATTCTTATGGATTGggttttattaaaatgataTTTGTTGATGGCCCTTATAATTTATGGATCATCAACGttaacttttttaaaaaaatatttggtatattttttaataaggaCTAA